The following proteins are encoded in a genomic region of Agelaius phoeniceus isolate bAgePho1 unplaced genomic scaffold, bAgePho1.hap1 Scaffold_113, whole genome shotgun sequence:
- the LOC129132370 gene encoding olfactory receptor 14J1-like gives MSNSSCIRHFLLLALADTRQLQLLHFCLLLGISLAALLGNGLSISAVACGHHLHTPMFFFLLNLALADLGSICTTVPKAMHNSLWDTSNISYTGCAAQLFFFLFFISAEFFLLTIMCYDRYVSICKPLHYGTLLGSRACAHMAAAAWASAFLYSLLHTANTFSLPLCHGNALGQFFCEIPQILKLSCSHSYLREHGLVAVSACLLFGCFVFMVFSYVQIFRVVLRIPSEQGRHKAFSTCLPHLVVVSLFLSSAIFAHLKPPSISSPSLDLAVSVLYSVVPPALNPLIYSLRNQELKAAVRRLMTGCFQEH, from the coding sequence atgtccaacagcagctgcatcaggcacttcctgctgctggcattggcagacacgcggcagctgcagctcctgcacttctgcctcttgctgggcatctccctggctgccctcctgggcaacggcctcagcatcagcgccgtagcctgcggccaccacctgcacacgcccatgttcttcttcctgctcaacctggccctcgctgacctgggctccatctgcaccactgtccccaaagccatgcacaattccctctgggacaccagcaacatctcctacactggatgtgctgcacagctctttttctttctgttcttcatctcagcagagtttttcctcctgaccatcatgtgctacgaccgctacgtgtccatctgcaaacccctgcactatgggaccctcctgggcagcagagcttgtgcccacatggcagcagctgcctgggccagtgcctttctctattcactgctgcacacagccaatacattttctctgcccctgtgccatggcaatgccctgggccagttcttctgtgaaatcccacagatcctcaagctttCCTGCTCACATTCCTACCTCAGGGAACATGGGCTAGTTGCAGTTAGTGCCTGCTTGctatttggctgttttgtgttcatggttttctcctatgtgcagatcttcagagtcgtgctgaggatcccctctgagcagggacggcacaaagccttttccacctgcctccctcacctggtcgttgtctccctgttcctcagcagtGCCATATTTGCTCACCTGAAACCGCCATCCatctcatccccatccctggatctggcagtgtcagttctgtactctgtggtgcctccagccctgaaccctctcatctacagcctgaggaaccaggagctcaaggctgcagtgaggagactgatgactggatgctttcaggaacattaa